A genome region from Aurantiacibacter sp. MUD61 includes the following:
- a CDS encoding dienelactone hydrolase family protein, with the protein MCERDQFSAINRPVNRRQFGALGAAGAVAACAPMEPMDTEATGLVERQVTFAADGGTMDGVFIHATSGSAPAAILWPDIAGLRPAKIQMGRRLAESGYSVLVPNPYYRSVAGQQFEDFSDWRNNNGWERVTPWREVNTPAAVMATARSVAAWLDDQHAVDSSKGIGNLGHCMTGSWTIYCAHAVPDRIKAAASFHSGGLTRGEDMAPVNLLGDLPADSGVHIGIARDDNASSEGMKAELEAAAAAASADVSVELYDGDHGWTVLDSPAYAREPAERAWSNLLALFSRTL; encoded by the coding sequence ATGTGCGAACGCGATCAGTTTTCCGCGATCAATCGACCCGTGAATCGCCGCCAGTTCGGCGCCCTGGGCGCAGCAGGGGCAGTTGCTGCCTGTGCTCCCATGGAGCCGATGGATACCGAGGCGACCGGCCTGGTCGAGCGGCAAGTGACCTTCGCCGCCGATGGCGGGACGATGGACGGCGTGTTTATTCATGCGACAAGCGGCTCTGCCCCCGCCGCAATCCTGTGGCCCGATATCGCAGGCCTGCGACCAGCCAAGATCCAAATGGGGCGACGGCTGGCCGAATCCGGATACAGCGTGCTGGTGCCGAACCCTTATTACCGATCAGTCGCAGGTCAGCAGTTCGAGGACTTCAGCGACTGGCGCAACAACAATGGCTGGGAACGCGTGACCCCGTGGCGCGAAGTGAACACGCCCGCTGCAGTCATGGCGACCGCACGCAGTGTGGCTGCATGGCTGGATGATCAGCATGCCGTCGATTCTAGCAAAGGGATCGGCAATCTGGGCCATTGCATGACGGGCAGCTGGACGATTTATTGTGCCCACGCCGTGCCTGATCGCATCAAGGCGGCGGCCAGTTTCCATAGCGGCGGGCTGACCCGCGGTGAGGATATGGCGCCTGTTAACCTCCTAGGCGATCTGCCTGCAGATAGCGGCGTTCACATCGGCATCGCCCGTGATGACAATGCTAGCAGCGAAGGCATGAAAGCCGAATTGGAAGCTGCCGCCGCTGCCGCCAGCGCTGACGTGTCGGTCGAGCTATATGACGGCGATCACGGCTGGACCGTCCTCGATAGCCCCGCCTATGCCCGCGAACCCGCGGAACGCGCGTGGAGCAACCTTCTGGCGCTGTTCTCCCGAACACTCTGA
- the ubiG gene encoding bifunctional 2-polyprenyl-6-hydroxyphenol methylase/3-demethylubiquinol 3-O-methyltransferase UbiG: MTDATVTSATIRPEEAKHFGKLAREWWDPKGSSAMLHKLNPVRLGFIREAIDMHWAGDVESIKPLAGKSALDVGCGAGLLCEPLARMGAEVTGVDAAPENTQVAALHAEGAGLDIRYVPGELGSLGLGKFDLVTCMEVIEHVADKAAFLAQLAAHLAPDGLMVLSTPNRTLISKAFLVEGAEALGAVPKGTHHWEDFVTPEELEDLLGVACLKVTRTKGIAFSPLKGLHVSDDRSLNYILTARSA; encoded by the coding sequence ATGACCGACGCAACTGTCACATCTGCAACTATCCGCCCGGAAGAGGCAAAACACTTTGGCAAGCTGGCGCGAGAGTGGTGGGATCCCAAGGGATCATCCGCCATGCTGCACAAGCTCAACCCTGTGCGCCTCGGCTTCATTCGTGAAGCGATCGACATGCATTGGGCAGGCGATGTGGAGAGCATAAAACCGCTGGCTGGCAAGAGCGCGCTCGATGTCGGCTGCGGTGCTGGGCTGCTGTGCGAGCCGCTGGCGCGGATGGGAGCCGAAGTGACTGGCGTGGATGCCGCGCCGGAAAATACGCAAGTCGCCGCGCTGCATGCAGAAGGTGCAGGGCTGGATATTCGCTACGTGCCGGGAGAACTCGGTTCACTCGGGCTCGGCAAGTTCGATCTCGTGACCTGCATGGAAGTGATCGAACATGTGGCGGACAAGGCGGCTTTCCTTGCACAGCTGGCCGCGCATCTGGCGCCGGACGGGCTGATGGTCCTCTCGACACCCAATCGCACCTTGATAAGCAAGGCCTTCCTCGTCGAAGGCGCGGAAGCGCTGGGCGCAGTGCCAAAGGGCACGCATCATTGGGAAGATTTCGTGACACCCGAAGAGCTCGAGGATTTGCTTGGCGTGGCGTGTCTCAAGGTCACGCGCACCAAAGGCATCGCCTTTTCACCGCTGAAGGGCCTGCATGTGAGCGATGATAGGTCGCTGAATTATATTCTTACTGCTCGTTCGGCCTGA
- the fsa gene encoding fructose-6-phosphate aldolase: MKFFADTAELDDIRELAATGLLDGVTTNPSLIAKSGRDFMEVTKEICGITDGPVSAEVVALDHETMMKEAEKLRKIADNVCIKVPLTVDGLKTCKALTDDGTMVNVTLCFSANQALLAAKAGATFVSPFVGRHDDNGTDGMDLIRDIRLIYDNYDFHTEILVASVRHVVHVLESARIGADVMTAPPKVIHALFKHVLTDKGIEGFLKDWETTGQSIL, from the coding sequence ATGAAATTCTTCGCCGACACCGCCGAACTCGATGACATCCGCGAACTGGCGGCCACTGGCCTGCTGGACGGCGTCACCACCAATCCGTCACTGATCGCCAAGTCGGGCCGCGATTTCATGGAAGTGACCAAGGAAATCTGCGGCATCACCGATGGCCCGGTGAGCGCCGAAGTCGTCGCCCTCGATCACGAGACGATGATGAAAGAGGCCGAAAAGCTGCGCAAGATTGCCGACAATGTCTGCATCAAGGTGCCGCTGACGGTCGATGGCCTGAAAACCTGCAAGGCGCTGACCGATGACGGCACGATGGTGAATGTCACCCTGTGCTTCTCGGCCAATCAGGCGCTGCTGGCTGCCAAGGCTGGCGCGACTTTCGTTTCACCTTTCGTCGGCCGCCATGATGACAATGGCACGGATGGCATGGACCTGATCCGCGACATCCGCCTGATCTACGACAATTACGATTTCCACACGGAAATCCTCGTTGCGAGCGTGCGGCATGTGGTCCATGTTCTCGAAAGCGCGCGCATCGGCGCAGACGTCATGACCGCGCCGCCCAAAGTGATCCATGCGCTGTTCAAGCACGTGCTGACAGACAAGGGCATCGAGGGCTTCCTCAAGGACTGGGAAACCACCGGGCAATCGATCCTGTAA
- a CDS encoding NINE protein yields the protein MDKRAEEIRKMSQKGPIQLDRGSYDGGNLPRADITRPANIAERDGRINCPVCDEDISARAKKCRHCGEVLDPDMRREKMSERRAGGGRAYTRNKSKVAAAIFGILLGWIGVHKYYLGRVGQGILYTLFFWTGIPGLLGLIEGIIYLTMDDERFWEKYG from the coding sequence ATGGACAAGAGGGCGGAAGAAATTCGTAAAATGAGCCAGAAGGGGCCGATCCAGCTGGATCGCGGCTCCTACGATGGCGGCAATCTACCGCGCGCGGACATCACGCGCCCGGCAAATATCGCGGAGCGGGACGGGCGCATCAACTGCCCGGTTTGCGACGAGGATATCTCCGCAAGGGCCAAGAAGTGCCGTCACTGCGGTGAAGTGCTCGATCCCGATATGCGCCGCGAGAAAATGTCCGAACGTCGCGCCGGCGGCGGCCGTGCCTACACCCGCAACAAGAGCAAGGTGGCGGCAGCAATCTTCGGCATTCTGCTGGGCTGGATCGGCGTGCACAAATATTATCTTGGTCGTGTCGGCCAAGGCATTCTCTATACGCTGTTCTTCTGGACCGGCATTCCCGGACTGCTCGGCCTGATCGAGGGCATTATCTACCTGACGATGGATGATGAGCGGTTCTGGGAAAAGTACGGCTGA
- a CDS encoding NAD(P)H-dependent flavin oxidoreductase, giving the protein MTDYPKTSALMARGREFLGTEHAIMCGAMSWVSERNLVSAISNGGGFGVIACGAMTPDLLDAEIAATKEMTDKPFGVNLITMHPDLFELIAVCEKHAVGHVVLAGGIPPKGSVEAIKGGKNPAKVIVFAPTLALAKKLLRSGADALVIEGSEAGGHIGPVSTSVLAQEFLPELAKEFVVFVAGGIGTGDMIAAYLEMGASGVQLGTRFACATESIAHPDFKKAFFRAKARDAEMSVQVDPRLPVIPVRALKNKGTDAFTAKQREVAKILDSGEIEMAEAQLQIEHYWAGALRRAVVDGDIENGSLMAGQSVSLVTEEEPAADIITKLMEQSEAALKRPSRAA; this is encoded by the coding sequence ATGACTGATTATCCCAAGACATCTGCGCTGATGGCGCGCGGCCGCGAATTCCTTGGCACCGAGCATGCGATCATGTGCGGTGCCATGAGCTGGGTATCGGAGCGCAATCTCGTCTCCGCGATCAGCAATGGCGGCGGCTTTGGCGTGATTGCCTGCGGAGCGATGACGCCCGATCTGCTCGATGCCGAAATCGCCGCGACGAAAGAGATGACGGACAAGCCCTTCGGCGTGAACCTCATCACCATGCATCCCGACCTGTTCGAGCTCATCGCGGTCTGCGAGAAGCACGCCGTCGGCCATGTCGTGCTGGCAGGGGGCATCCCGCCAAAGGGCAGTGTGGAAGCCATCAAGGGCGGCAAGAACCCCGCCAAGGTTATCGTCTTTGCGCCGACACTGGCGCTCGCGAAGAAACTGCTGCGATCGGGCGCGGACGCCTTGGTGATCGAAGGCAGCGAGGCGGGTGGCCATATCGGCCCTGTTTCCACCAGCGTCCTGGCGCAGGAATTCCTGCCCGAACTGGCGAAGGAATTCGTGGTGTTCGTCGCCGGCGGCATCGGCACTGGCGACATGATCGCCGCCTATCTGGAAATGGGTGCGAGCGGCGTGCAGCTCGGCACGCGTTTTGCCTGCGCCACCGAAAGCATCGCCCACCCCGATTTCAAGAAGGCCTTCTTCCGCGCCAAGGCCCGCGATGCGGAAATGAGCGTGCAGGTCGATCCGCGCCTGCCGGTTATTCCGGTGCGCGCGCTGAAGAACAAGGGCACCGACGCCTTCACTGCCAAGCAGCGCGAAGTCGCCAAGATTCTCGATTCAGGCGAGATCGAAATGGCCGAGGCGCAATTGCAGATCGAACATTATTGGGCAGGCGCGCTGCGCCGCGCAGTAGTGGATGGCGATATCGAAAACGGTTCGCTGATGGCCGGGCAAAGCGTGAGCCTCGTCACCGAGGAAGAGCCTGCTGCGGACATCATCACGAAGCTGATGGAGCAGAGCGAAGCCGCGCTGAAGCGCCCCTCGCGCGCAGCATAA
- a CDS encoding aspartate kinase translates to MARIVMKFGGTSVAGTERIRRVANIVRAQAAAGNEVAVVVSAMAGETDRLVNFCREANPLYDPAEYDVVVSSGEQVTSGLLALTLQSMGCKARSWLGWQVPVKTFANHANARVGDIEAAQMIEAMQGGEIAIIPGFQGVSDNGRITTMGRGGSDTSAVAVAAAIEADRCDIYTDVDGVYTTDPRIVARARKIKHIAFEEMLELASVGAKVLQTRSVSMAMKYNVRVQVLSSFVDENSPAADNLPGTMIVSEEEMGKLLEEGQVERQSVTGIAHDKNEARVVLTRVPDKPGAVADIFTPLGEAGINVDMIIQNVGRDKGETDVTFTVPQAELARAQAMLEDRQEALGFNRLITDSKVAKISVVGMGMKSHAGVAATMFKALADRGINVQAISTSEIKVSVLIDEDETELAVRVLHTAYGLDAEDDAA, encoded by the coding sequence GTGGCACGCATTGTGATGAAATTCGGGGGGACATCGGTCGCAGGGACCGAGCGCATCCGCCGTGTCGCCAATATCGTGCGCGCGCAAGCGGCTGCCGGGAATGAGGTTGCCGTCGTCGTCTCCGCCATGGCGGGCGAGACCGATCGGCTGGTGAATTTCTGCCGCGAAGCGAATCCGCTCTACGATCCGGCAGAATACGATGTAGTCGTCTCAAGCGGCGAACAGGTGACGAGCGGATTGCTCGCGCTCACCCTGCAAAGCATGGGGTGCAAGGCGCGCAGCTGGCTCGGCTGGCAGGTGCCGGTCAAGACTTTCGCCAATCACGCCAATGCCCGCGTCGGCGACATCGAAGCTGCGCAGATGATCGAAGCGATGCAGGGCGGCGAGATCGCCATCATTCCGGGTTTCCAGGGCGTATCCGACAATGGCCGGATTACGACGATGGGGCGCGGGGGATCGGATACCTCGGCTGTCGCCGTGGCCGCCGCTATCGAGGCTGACCGCTGCGACATCTACACCGATGTGGACGGCGTCTACACCACCGATCCGCGCATCGTGGCGCGCGCGCGCAAGATCAAGCACATCGCCTTTGAAGAAATGCTGGAGCTGGCATCGGTCGGTGCCAAGGTGCTGCAGACCCGCAGCGTCAGCATGGCGATGAAATACAACGTCCGGGTGCAGGTGCTTTCATCCTTCGTGGATGAGAATTCGCCTGCGGCAGACAATCTGCCCGGCACCATGATCGTCTCCGAAGAGGAGATGGGAAAACTTCTGGAGGAAGGCCAAGTGGAACGCCAATCCGTTACCGGTATCGCGCATGACAAGAATGAAGCGCGCGTTGTGCTCACCCGCGTGCCGGACAAGCCGGGCGCCGTCGCCGATATTTTCACCCCGCTGGGTGAGGCGGGCATCAATGTCGATATGATCATCCAGAACGTCGGCCGCGACAAGGGTGAGACCGACGTGACTTTCACTGTCCCGCAGGCAGAGCTCGCCCGAGCGCAGGCAATGCTGGAAGACCGGCAGGAGGCTCTCGGTTTCAATCGCCTGATCACCGACAGCAAGGTCGCCAAGATCAGCGTTGTCGGCATGGGCATGAAGAGCCATGCGGGCGTCGCCGCAACCATGTTCAAGGCGCTCGCCGATCGCGGCATCAACGTGCAGGCGATCTCGACGTCCGAGATCAAGGTTTCGGTATTGATCGACGAAGATGAGACCGAGCTTGCGGTCCGCGTGCTGCACACGGCCTATGGTCTCGATGCTGAAGACGATGCGGCGTAA
- a CDS encoding aldehyde dehydrogenase family protein, which yields MNKAYEKLDRIFVAGEWRTGSGKEMHNICPWDESTIFTMKGATADDVDEACKAAAEAQKEWGAMPPAARAAVLSRIAEVMDSRKDEIAEWIVREIGGTQVKAALEHKLCTDVARKGAVLPFMVEGLILPEDIPGKESRAYRQPAGVVALISPWNFPLQLTGRTLLPALALGNAVVLKPSSDSIVTGGTIFAAICEEAEVPKGLVSVLPGGGSDIGDPLIAHDIPSVVSFTGSTGVGRGVGKAALDADLIKSVELELGGNSPIVVLDDADLDYAVEASVWGKFMHQGQICMIANRIVVEDGIYDAFVEAFVERVKKLPVGKRDAADCFIGPIVNRDQFDGITDMIAKAKEQGATCALGGEPDGLVIPPHVFTNVGEDNCLVDNEIFGPLCPITRAKDEDDAIRLANATSYGLSASVFSENEGRALRVAKQIQSGMCHINDAPVNDSPMSPFGGVKNSGIGRFNGRWAIDAFTTTRWISVQHEKRQLPFSADDLG from the coding sequence ATGAACAAAGCTTACGAAAAACTCGATCGCATCTTCGTCGCCGGTGAATGGCGCACAGGCTCCGGCAAGGAGATGCACAATATCTGTCCGTGGGACGAAAGCACCATCTTCACGATGAAAGGCGCCACGGCAGATGATGTGGATGAGGCCTGCAAGGCCGCTGCCGAAGCCCAAAAGGAATGGGGCGCAATGCCGCCCGCCGCGCGCGCTGCCGTCCTCTCGCGCATCGCCGAGGTGATGGACTCGCGCAAGGACGAGATTGCCGAATGGATCGTGCGCGAAATCGGCGGCACGCAGGTGAAGGCCGCGCTCGAACACAAGCTGTGCACCGATGTGGCGCGCAAGGGCGCGGTGCTGCCTTTCATGGTCGAAGGATTGATCCTGCCGGAGGATATTCCTGGCAAGGAGAGCCGCGCCTATCGCCAACCCGCTGGCGTCGTGGCACTCATCAGCCCGTGGAATTTCCCGCTGCAGCTGACTGGGCGCACGCTGCTGCCCGCGCTGGCGCTTGGCAATGCCGTGGTGCTGAAGCCGTCGAGCGATTCCATCGTCACTGGCGGCACCATTTTCGCCGCGATCTGCGAAGAAGCCGAAGTGCCCAAGGGACTTGTTTCCGTGCTGCCGGGCGGCGGCTCCGACATCGGCGACCCGCTGATTGCGCATGATATCCCCTCGGTCGTTTCCTTCACCGGCTCCACCGGCGTGGGGCGCGGCGTGGGCAAGGCGGCGCTCGATGCCGATCTCATCAAGTCGGTCGAGCTGGAACTGGGCGGCAATTCGCCCATCGTTGTGCTGGACGATGCCGACCTCGATTACGCGGTCGAGGCGAGCGTGTGGGGCAAGTTCATGCACCAGGGCCAGATTTGCATGATTGCCAATCGCATCGTGGTGGAAGACGGCATTTACGATGCCTTCGTCGAGGCATTCGTCGAACGAGTGAAGAAACTGCCCGTGGGCAAGCGCGATGCCGCCGATTGTTTCATCGGCCCCATCGTCAATCGCGACCAGTTCGACGGGATAACCGACATGATCGCCAAGGCGAAGGAACAGGGCGCGACCTGTGCTCTTGGCGGAGAGCCCGACGGCCTTGTCATCCCGCCGCATGTCTTCACCAATGTGGGAGAGGACAATTGCCTGGTCGATAATGAGATTTTCGGCCCGCTTTGCCCGATCACACGCGCGAAGGATGAGGACGACGCGATCCGCCTCGCCAATGCGACAAGCTACGGCCTGTCCGCTTCGGTCTTTTCGGAGAATGAAGGCCGCGCGCTTCGCGTTGCCAAGCAAATTCAGTCCGGCATGTGCCACATCAACGATGCGCCGGTGAACGACAGTCCGATGTCACCCTTTGGCGGCGTGAAGAATTCGGGCATCGGTCGCTTCAACGGTCGCTGGGCCATCGATGCCTTCACCACCACACGCTGGATCAGTGTGCAGCATGAAAAGCGCCAGCTGCCTTTCAGCGCGGACGATCTGGGCTAG
- a CDS encoding AMP-binding protein — protein sequence MVEQRLEKAHCDWYADEEILDTTIGGLLREQAAKNGDAEALVEGLMDGSTGRRWTYSELLADAERMAKGLAARFQPGERIAVWGPNIPEWVLVEYACALAGLTLVTVNPAYQKRELDYVLRQSGSVALFLIKEVRGNPMAEIGKAVCEEIPAVREVVDMHDEAAMFTDPSGTLPEVETNDPAQIQYTSGTTGFPKGVVLSHRNITNNARIFAKTGNLEDRQSTIGLTPLFHTMGCSMGVLGSLQTASKYVPLPFFEPNAALDIIERDKVTWTLTVPTMAVAMIAMQKANERDLSSLKVLGMGGAMVAPELARAAEAVLGAQALVAYGQTESSPVITSARPSDSVEDITTSIGRPALGCEVGIFDPATDEIVDCGVVGEIRSRSYATMLGYHENPEATAEAIDADGWLHTGDLGTMDERGFVRITGRVKEMIIRGGENLFPAEIENVLAEHEGVAECAVFGVPDDVLGEAVAAYVRMEDGHTFDPEELRAYCRSEIAPQKCPAYWEVVSEWPLTGSGKIQKFKLRDQWIAKNVSAKAEGVLGG from the coding sequence ATGGTCGAGCAGCGCCTCGAAAAGGCTCATTGCGATTGGTACGCCGATGAGGAAATCCTCGATACCACGATAGGCGGATTGCTGCGCGAACAGGCCGCGAAGAACGGCGACGCAGAAGCGCTGGTCGAAGGGCTGATGGATGGCAGCACCGGCCGTCGCTGGACCTATTCCGAATTGCTCGCCGATGCGGAGCGGATGGCCAAGGGCCTTGCCGCGCGCTTCCAGCCGGGCGAACGCATCGCCGTGTGGGGCCCGAACATCCCCGAATGGGTCCTCGTCGAATATGCCTGCGCGCTCGCTGGCCTCACTCTGGTCACTGTCAATCCCGCCTATCAGAAGCGCGAGCTCGACTATGTGCTGCGCCAGTCCGGCAGCGTTGCCCTGTTCCTGATCAAGGAAGTGCGCGGCAATCCGATGGCTGAAATCGGCAAGGCTGTGTGCGAGGAAATCCCTGCCGTCCGCGAAGTCGTCGACATGCACGATGAAGCGGCCATGTTCACCGATCCGAGTGGCACTCTGCCAGAGGTCGAGACGAACGATCCCGCGCAGATCCAGTATACTTCGGGCACGACCGGCTTCCCGAAGGGAGTCGTCCTGTCCCACCGAAACATCACCAACAATGCGCGCATCTTTGCCAAGACGGGCAATCTGGAGGACCGCCAGTCGACCATCGGCCTCACCCCGCTGTTTCACACGATGGGCTGCTCCATGGGCGTCCTCGGCTCGCTCCAGACCGCTTCCAAATATGTGCCGCTGCCTTTCTTCGAGCCCAACGCAGCGCTCGACATCATCGAGCGTGATAAGGTCACCTGGACGCTCACCGTGCCGACTATGGCCGTTGCGATGATCGCGATGCAAAAGGCCAATGAGCGCGATCTGTCTTCACTCAAAGTGCTCGGCATGGGCGGGGCAATGGTTGCCCCGGAACTCGCCCGCGCCGCAGAAGCCGTGCTGGGCGCGCAGGCGCTGGTCGCCTATGGGCAGACCGAAAGTTCGCCGGTCATCACCAGTGCGCGGCCATCGGACTCGGTGGAGGATATCACCACTAGCATCGGTCGCCCGGCGCTCGGCTGCGAAGTCGGCATTTTCGATCCGGCGACGGATGAGATCGTCGATTGCGGCGTGGTCGGCGAAATCCGCTCACGCAGCTATGCGACCATGCTCGGCTATCACGAGAACCCGGAAGCCACCGCTGAAGCAATCGATGCCGATGGCTGGCTGCACACCGGTGACCTCGGCACGATGGACGAGCGCGGTTTCGTTCGCATCACGGGCCGGGTGAAGGAAATGATCATTCGCGGCGGCGAGAACCTGTTTCCGGCGGAAATCGAGAACGTCCTCGCCGAACATGAGGGCGTCGCCGAATGCGCCGTCTTCGGCGTGCCGGACGATGTCCTGGGTGAAGCCGTCGCCGCCTATGTGCGGATGGAAGACGGACACACCTTCGATCCCGAAGAACTGCGTGCCTATTGCCGTTCCGAGATCGCGCCGCAGAAATGCCCGGCCTATTGGGAAGTGGTAAGCGAATGGCCGCTCACCGGTTCGGGCAAGATCCAGAAGTTCAAACTGCGCGATCAGTGGATCGCCAAGAACGTGAGCGCAAAGGCCGAAGGCGTTCTCGGCGGATAA
- the purT gene encoding formate-dependent phosphoribosylglycinamide formyltransferase, with product MSHTAKILLLGSGELGREFVISAKRLGAYVVACDAYDNAPAMQLADAREVFSMLDGSALREVVEAHQPDYIVPEIEAIRTEVLAELEEDGFTVVPSARATQLTMNRDAIRDLAAQELGLTTSRYRYAESLAEVQAGAEHTGFPLVIKPVMSSSGKGQSKVDSAADLEAAWNYAVENMRGDRQRVIVEQFIAFDYEITLLTVRHSGGFTFCEPIGHRQERGDYQESWQPAAMSEAALAKAQDMAEKVVTALEGEGRGWGLYGVEFFVKGEEVIFSELSPRPHDTGMVTLISQGLSEFDLHARAVMGLPIFADEPAIPAASAVILADRESADFGFEGVADALGLGPDIDVRIFSKPTTRPYRRMGVALAVGETTDDARSLAAEAAGKVRIDYRD from the coding sequence ATGAGCCACACCGCGAAAATCCTGTTGCTTGGCTCGGGCGAGCTGGGCCGTGAATTCGTGATTTCGGCCAAGCGGCTGGGCGCTTATGTCGTGGCCTGCGATGCCTATGACAATGCGCCTGCCATGCAGCTGGCAGACGCTCGCGAAGTCTTTTCCATGCTCGACGGCAGTGCCTTGCGCGAAGTGGTCGAGGCGCATCAGCCCGATTATATCGTGCCGGAAATCGAGGCGATCCGCACCGAAGTGCTCGCCGAACTGGAAGAGGATGGCTTTACCGTCGTCCCCTCCGCGCGCGCCACGCAGCTGACGATGAACCGCGATGCGATCCGCGATCTTGCGGCGCAGGAATTGGGCCTGACGACTTCGCGCTATCGTTACGCGGAAAGTCTTGCCGAAGTACAGGCGGGGGCGGAGCACACCGGCTTCCCGCTTGTCATCAAGCCGGTCATGTCATCATCGGGCAAAGGCCAGAGCAAAGTCGACAGCGCGGCTGACTTGGAGGCTGCATGGAATTACGCGGTCGAGAACATGCGCGGCGATCGCCAGCGCGTCATCGTCGAGCAATTTATCGCTTTCGATTACGAAATCACGCTGCTCACCGTGCGTCATTCGGGCGGTTTCACTTTCTGCGAGCCCATCGGCCACCGGCAGGAGCGCGGCGATTACCAGGAAAGCTGGCAGCCCGCCGCGATGAGCGAAGCTGCTCTCGCCAAAGCGCAGGACATGGCCGAAAAGGTCGTGACCGCGCTGGAAGGCGAGGGCCGCGGCTGGGGTCTCTACGGCGTCGAATTCTTCGTGAAGGGAGAGGAAGTGATCTTTTCCGAACTCAGTCCGCGCCCGCACGATACCGGCATGGTGACGCTGATTTCACAGGGTCTGTCCGAATTCGACCTGCACGCCCGCGCAGTGATGGGCCTGCCGATCTTTGCCGACGAGCCCGCGATTCCCGCCGCCTCCGCCGTGATCCTCGCCGATCGCGAGAGTGCGGATTTCGGTTTCGAAGGCGTGGCCGATGCGCTCGGCCTTGGCCCCGATATCGATGTCCGCATTTTCAGCAAGCCCACCACACGCCCTTACCGCCGCATGGGCGTGGCGCTCGCTGTGGGTGAGACGACAGACGATGCCCGCTCCCTTGCCGCAGAAGCTGCGGGCAAGGTGCGGATCGACTATCGCGACTAA
- a CDS encoding energy transducer TonB family protein — MTKLLNATFAIALVAGGLSVPLHAQDQAQDTIIVQPASSEAVFAGRLTQELDQQLARVRFPLRVEDTGIVRVRFVTDDDGTPGEAYIYESSGSRFLDRAAVQAVSRMDSVGPAPWGSEDGQQVQANIIFANSEYELGRLTRRLEAEESERTYEPHILALNVVPASRH; from the coding sequence ATGACAAAACTACTCAACGCAACATTCGCAATCGCTCTGGTCGCCGGCGGCCTTTCCGTGCCGCTACACGCGCAGGACCAGGCGCAAGACACCATCATCGTGCAACCGGCATCCAGCGAAGCCGTTTTTGCCGGACGGCTGACGCAGGAGCTTGATCAGCAACTTGCACGGGTCCGGTTTCCGCTGCGGGTCGAAGATACCGGCATAGTCCGGGTTCGCTTCGTCACCGATGACGATGGAACGCCGGGTGAAGCCTATATCTACGAAAGCTCGGGCAGCCGTTTTCTTGACCGAGCCGCCGTGCAGGCCGTCAGTCGTATGGATAGCGTGGGGCCAGCTCCGTGGGGCAGTGAAGACGGCCAGCAAGTCCAGGCCAATATCATTTTCGCCAATTCGGAGTATGAGCTCGGGCGCCTGACCCGTCGTCTCGAAGCCGAGGAAAGCGAACGGACTTACGAGCCACATATCCTGGCGCTGAACGTCGTGCCGGCATCGCGTCACTGA